One genomic region from Balaenoptera acutorostrata chromosome 1, mBalAcu1.1, whole genome shotgun sequence encodes:
- the TNFRSF4 gene encoding tumor necrosis factor receptor superfamily member 4 isoform X1, producing MRVGAQPPRAPGSAFLLLGLALGAAAQISCAGDTYPSGSRCCKECQPGYGMESRCTHARDTVCRPCEPGFYNEAVNYEACKPCTQCNQRSGSEPKQRCTPTRDTVCGCRPGTQPQDGYGYKRGVDCAPCPPGHFSLGNDQACQPWTNCTSLGKRTLRAASNSSDAVCEDRSPRLTPAWETQGPAARSTPAQPTTTWPRASQGPSTPHAEPPKGPELAAVLGLGLGLGLLAPVAAALALLLHHRAWRLTPNAPKPPGANSFRTPIQEEHADANSSLAKI from the exons ATGCGCGTGGGAGCCCAGCCACCCAGGGCGCCGGGCTCGGCCTTCCTGCTGCTGGGGCTCGCGCTGGGCGCTGCGGCCCAGATCAGCTGTGCTGGGGACACCTACCCCAGTGGCAGCAGGTGCTGTAAGGAGTGCCAGCCAG GTTATGGGATGGAGAGCCGCTGCACCCACGCCCGGGACACGGTGTGCCGTCCGTGTGAGCCCGGCTTCTACAACGAGGCGGTCAACTACGAGGCCTGCAAGCCCTGCACACAGTGCAACCAGA GAAGTGGGAGCGAGCCCAAGCAGAGATGCACACCCACGAGAGACACGGTCTGCGGCTGCAGGCCGGGCACCCAGCCCCAGGACGGCTATGGCTACAAGCGTGGAGTTG ACTGTGCCCCGTGCCCACCAGGACACTTCTCCCTGGGCAACGACCAGGCCTGCCAGCCCTGGACCAA CTGCACCTCGTTAGGAAAGCGAACACTGCGGGCGGCCAGCAACAGCTCGGACGCTGTCTGTGAGGACAGGAGCCCCCGACTCACACCAGCCTGGGAGACCCAGGGCCCCGCAGCCCGGTCCACCCCCGCTCAGCCCACCACCACCTGGCCGAGGGCCTCACAGGGGCCCTCCACGCCCCATGCAGAGCCCCCCAAGG GCCCCGAGCTGGCTGCtgtcctgggcctgggcctgggcctgggcctgctcGCCCCCGTGGCTGCCGCGCTGGCCCTGCTCCTGCACCACAGGGCCTGGAGGCTGACGCCCAACGCCCCCAAGCCCCCCG gggCAAACAGCTTCCGGACCCCCATCCAAGAGGAGCACGCCGATGCCAACTCCAGCCTGGCCAAGATCTGA
- the TNFRSF4 gene encoding tumor necrosis factor receptor superfamily member 4 isoform X2 produces MRVGAQPPRAPGSAFLLLGLALGAAAQISCAGDTYPSGSRCCKECQPGYGMESRCTHARDTVCRPCEPGFYNEAVNYEACKPCTQCNQNCAPCPPGHFSLGNDQACQPWTNCTSLGKRTLRAASNSSDAVCEDRSPRLTPAWETQGPAARSTPAQPTTTWPRASQGPSTPHAEPPKGPELAAVLGLGLGLGLLAPVAAALALLLHHRAWRLTPNAPKPPGANSFRTPIQEEHADANSSLAKI; encoded by the exons ATGCGCGTGGGAGCCCAGCCACCCAGGGCGCCGGGCTCGGCCTTCCTGCTGCTGGGGCTCGCGCTGGGCGCTGCGGCCCAGATCAGCTGTGCTGGGGACACCTACCCCAGTGGCAGCAGGTGCTGTAAGGAGTGCCAGCCAG GTTATGGGATGGAGAGCCGCTGCACCCACGCCCGGGACACGGTGTGCCGTCCGTGTGAGCCCGGCTTCTACAACGAGGCGGTCAACTACGAGGCCTGCAAGCCCTGCACACAGTGCAACCAGA ACTGTGCCCCGTGCCCACCAGGACACTTCTCCCTGGGCAACGACCAGGCCTGCCAGCCCTGGACCAA CTGCACCTCGTTAGGAAAGCGAACACTGCGGGCGGCCAGCAACAGCTCGGACGCTGTCTGTGAGGACAGGAGCCCCCGACTCACACCAGCCTGGGAGACCCAGGGCCCCGCAGCCCGGTCCACCCCCGCTCAGCCCACCACCACCTGGCCGAGGGCCTCACAGGGGCCCTCCACGCCCCATGCAGAGCCCCCCAAGG GCCCCGAGCTGGCTGCtgtcctgggcctgggcctgggcctgggcctgctcGCCCCCGTGGCTGCCGCGCTGGCCCTGCTCCTGCACCACAGGGCCTGGAGGCTGACGCCCAACGCCCCCAAGCCCCCCG gggCAAACAGCTTCCGGACCCCCATCCAAGAGGAGCACGCCGATGCCAACTCCAGCCTGGCCAAGATCTGA
- the TNFRSF4 gene encoding tumor necrosis factor receptor superfamily member 4 isoform X3 encodes MRVGAQPPRAPGSAFLLLGLALGAAAQISCAGDTYPSGSRCCKECQPGYGMESRCTHARDTVCRPCEPGFYNEAVNYEACKPCTQCNQRSGSEPKQRCTPTRDTVCGCRPGTQPQDGYGYKRGVDCAPCPPGHFSLGNDQACQPWTNCTSLGKRTLRAASNSSDAVCEDRSPRLTPAWETQGPAARSTPAQPTTTWPRASQGPSTPHAEPPKGANSFRTPIQEEHADANSSLAKI; translated from the exons ATGCGCGTGGGAGCCCAGCCACCCAGGGCGCCGGGCTCGGCCTTCCTGCTGCTGGGGCTCGCGCTGGGCGCTGCGGCCCAGATCAGCTGTGCTGGGGACACCTACCCCAGTGGCAGCAGGTGCTGTAAGGAGTGCCAGCCAG GTTATGGGATGGAGAGCCGCTGCACCCACGCCCGGGACACGGTGTGCCGTCCGTGTGAGCCCGGCTTCTACAACGAGGCGGTCAACTACGAGGCCTGCAAGCCCTGCACACAGTGCAACCAGA GAAGTGGGAGCGAGCCCAAGCAGAGATGCACACCCACGAGAGACACGGTCTGCGGCTGCAGGCCGGGCACCCAGCCCCAGGACGGCTATGGCTACAAGCGTGGAGTTG ACTGTGCCCCGTGCCCACCAGGACACTTCTCCCTGGGCAACGACCAGGCCTGCCAGCCCTGGACCAA CTGCACCTCGTTAGGAAAGCGAACACTGCGGGCGGCCAGCAACAGCTCGGACGCTGTCTGTGAGGACAGGAGCCCCCGACTCACACCAGCCTGGGAGACCCAGGGCCCCGCAGCCCGGTCCACCCCCGCTCAGCCCACCACCACCTGGCCGAGGGCCTCACAGGGGCCCTCCACGCCCCATGCAGAGCCCCCCAAGG gggCAAACAGCTTCCGGACCCCCATCCAAGAGGAGCACGCCGATGCCAACTCCAGCCTGGCCAAGATCTGA